The stretch of DNA GGACGGGAAGCCAATTCAAGGCCACAGATGCGCAGGTGTCTTACATCGGTAGGGTAGAGCGCGACGAACGAGCCGGAACCGTGCGCTACGACTGGGTGGGAACCTATCTGCGCGTGGCTTTCACCGGGACGCAAATCGGCATGACGATCGCCGATGAGGGCGAGAGTTGGCACAATGTCTTCATCGATGGAAAATGGATTCGCAAGATTCGGGTGAGTGGGAAAACGCCGCAACGCATACTTTTGGCTTCCCATCTGGAACGGGGACGACACGAACTGCAACTACAAAAGTGCACCGAGGGCGAATATGGTTGCACCCTTGTTGTGGCATTCGATTTGCCCGATGGTGGACAACTGCTGTCTGTGCCGAGGCGTGAGCGGATGATCGAGTTCATCGGCGACTCCTATACCTGCGGCTATGGCACAGAGAGCAATCGGGCTACCGACCCTTTCCGCCTCGAAACGGAAAACTGCGACAAGGCCTATGCCTGCATTCTGGCCCGTTATTTCGGAGCAGACTATTCGCTCGTGGCCCACTCCGGGCGCGGCATTATTCGCAACTACGGCGACACGGTTCAGGTGTCGAAGGGCAATATGTCGCAACGCTACGGCCAGCTCTTCGACGAGCACAACACCGTGGCTTACGATTTCAAGGCCTATCGCCCCGATTTGGTCGTGATCAACTTAGGTACGAACGACTTTTCGCGCGTTGTTACCCCCACTGCCGACCAGTATATCGGGGCCTATGTCAAGCTCATTGCCCGCTTGCGCAGACACTATGGAGAGGTGCCGATAATTTGTGTCACGCCGCATTCTCGCAGTCCGCATCTCGCCACTTGTCTTCGGCTCCTGCAACTGCAGGTGGATACCGATAAGAAGGTGCACTTTGCCGAGTTCATGCCAGCTATCATTACGCCCGACAAAGACCTGGGGGCCAGCTATCATCCCAACTATAGCGGACAAAAGAAGCTGGCCATGACGCTCATTCCTCTCGTTTCGGCCGTGATGGGCTGGGACCTGGAGACGTGGAAGGAATAGATGCGGGGCGAGAAAGAAAGGCTGGTGGATGAAAACATGAGAAAAACGACTGGGGCATTCTTGTCGTTTGCTGCTTCGTCAAAATCGTTGTGCTTGTCTGGTTTGTGCAGATCTGCCGGCGATGGAAGGGGCAATTCTTCATGACGCCGGAAAGAACGTGCCACCAAGTGATTGCTCATAACAAAAAATCCGCCTTGTTTTCAAGACAAGGCGGATTTATTATATCACCGAAAATGGAACTATCGAACGACGAATTTCTGATGGTTCCTAATGAAAACTCCTTTAGGAAGTTGGTTGATGTCTGTCCCCACATACCTTCCATCGAGGCTGTAGATGCGTCCATCGCCATGATCGGCAGAGGCATCGGCAGGGTTTGAGGGAATGTCGGTGCTGGGAAACTTCTGAAGAAAATCGAAATAAACGGCGTTGCTCTTGAGGTTGATGTTGTAGATAGGCTTGTTGAGCAGACCGCCATTCCAAGGTGCATAATTCACAAGAGCGGAGGCATCGGTCAGTTCGGTCACCTGTTTACTACCGGGGAAAAGGTCGCCCCTTCGTTGTGCATTGTAAGCTTTTGATGAGAGATAGGGGGCCGGGGGAGTGCCAGACTTCCGCCGATACGAACTCACCAGCAGGCCGTCGGCAGGGACAATCGTCATGCGAGGCTTCTTCTTCACGTTGTTCACAGAGTTGGTTCCGATGCTGAACACCGAGAATGGGGCCTCATCATAGTTGACGTGGCATACCATCATGCCGCCGGGCAGTGCCCCGTTCCAACCTTGACTCTCAATGGCCTGAACGATATAGTATTCGTTGGCACCGGCAGTGCTCATGATGCGATAGGCTTTGCCGCCCCGATCGATGTTTTCGAGCTTCACTTGCTGCGCCGAACTCAGCGTTTCAATCGTCAGCCAGCCCATTTGTTCGCGTTCCCAGGCTGTGTAGGCCGTTGGCGTATAGCCGTTGCCCAGATATAGACCGTTGTCCATCACACTCCAGTCTTCCATGCCTTGATTGTCGTAGGCATCGAGATCGCGTTCGCTACCCTTTGTCCAGTAGACGGTAGGATAAAAGTCGGGCAGTCCCATGCAGTGGGAAAACTCGTGGCAGAACAGTCCCACGCCATTGATTGCCACGCCTGTTGTCGAGGGGATGGATTGACCGGGTGAGGCATTCAGCTCGTTGCTGATTCCCGCAAGTCGAATGTGCTTCCCGTCTTTTTGCACCGAGCCGTCCATCACAAAGGCTTTGGCC from Prevotella sp. oral taxon 475 encodes:
- a CDS encoding M6 family metalloprotease domain-containing protein; the protein is MKKTVLLFLLLFCSVMGWASKGLPYPIEVRQTDGTKLTLRINGDADCNWLSTLDGVVLVQTGKNYFVARIDADGRAVATQQLAHNAELRGAEEQALCQQQNREAFLRAKQMEAEKAQTRGIPAGNGFRFFPHTGSPKAVVILVEFSDRSFKVPARQAFDQYLNAMTAQQDLGSWEQKNIGSVRKYFSDMSGGTFTPQFDLYGPVTLPHTVAYYGGGSSSSERYRELVADACSLADAQIDFSQYDADGDGNVDLVYIVYAGYGEQTAGDQSLLWAKAFVMDGSVQKDGKHIRLAGISNELNASPGQSIPSTTGVAINGVGLFCHEFSHCMGLPDFYPTVYWTKGSERDLDAYDNQGMEDWSVMDNGLYLGNGYTPTAYTAWEREQMGWLTIETLSSAQQVKLENIDRGGKAYRIMSTAGANEYYIVQAIESQGWNGALPGGMMVCHVNYDEAPFSVFSIGTNSVNNVKKKPRMTIVPADGLLVSSYRRKSGTPPAPYLSSKAYNAQRRGDLFPGSKQVTELTDASALVNYAPWNGGLLNKPIYNINLKSNAVYFDFLQKFPSTDIPSNPADASADHGDGRIYSLDGRYVGTDINQLPKGVFIRNHQKFVVR
- a CDS encoding SGNH/GDSL hydrolase family protein — encoded protein: MKQDFSLSRTVFPVGKALKGGRFFSRSIRFAGRWRVVQLGVILLWTSVLPISAVRTGSQFKATDAQVSYIGRVERDERAGTVRYDWVGTYLRVAFTGTQIGMTIADEGESWHNVFIDGKWIRKIRVSGKTPQRILLASHLERGRHELQLQKCTEGEYGCTLVVAFDLPDGGQLLSVPRRERMIEFIGDSYTCGYGTESNRATDPFRLETENCDKAYACILARYFGADYSLVAHSGRGIIRNYGDTVQVSKGNMSQRYGQLFDEHNTVAYDFKAYRPDLVVINLGTNDFSRVVTPTADQYIGAYVKLIARLRRHYGEVPIICVTPHSRSPHLATCLRLLQLQVDTDKKVHFAEFMPAIITPDKDLGASYHPNYSGQKKLAMTLIPLVSAVMGWDLETWKE